The sequence below is a genomic window from Gammaproteobacteria bacterium.
TTTCCCATGTGAAAGTAGGTCACTGCCAGACATTTATACTCCGGCCCTTGCTGAGGTATTTATCATTGACATCACCGATGTCGTGATCAATACTCTCAGCAGGGGCTTCTTTTTGGCTAAAATTCTTGCTTCGTCTGCTTCAAGAACTTCTATATCACACCCAGTTACTCTCTCTTTACCGACCTTTTTTAGAGTGATTTGCCTTACGCTTTATTCATTCTTCGTTTCTTTCTTTTCCAATGGTTGTGCGCCAGATAATTTTTTTTTAAGCGCTAATAACCCTTGATTATTAGGTGAGACGTGCAAGCCAGTTTGTAAGTGTATATTTGCTTGTGTTATATCACCATTATTAAAAAAATATAGGGCTTGTTTAAGGTATTGCCCAGAAATTTTTTCCAGACCTTTCTGTGCCTCTTTATTTCCGGGTTGGAGCTTTAATATATTTTTATAGGAATCTGAAGCATTGCTTTCAGGTGGCTCAATGAGTCGTCCAACAAGTAAATTAACCTCTGCATTTTCGATGAGTGTGTTGATTCTTTCTTGTTCTTTTGGTGTCAGTATTGCTGGTCTTATCTCTTTTTTTATTGAAATAGCCTCGGTGCTCTCTAGTGAGGGGTCGTTGAAATAACTGAAGCTTGTAATGGCTAATAGTGCGAGCCCAGCGCTTGCAATAATTCCACGGATTATTTGCGGCCTGTAAGAGTGGGGTGCGATACTTTCGATAAATTGCATGACGCTGGGTGTGCGGCTGTTTCGGTTGAATGCTAACCCATGTAAAAGCCCTTTCCATTGTTCTCTGGTGAAATTAGCGGGCTGTATGGGTTTGAATTTTTGATCGCGTGCTTGAGTAGATGATAGCTTGTTAAATGGGTGTCGTCCTGTTAACAGTTCATAAGTGATGCAGGCAACAGCATAAATATCATCACGTGGATCTGGATCTAACCCTTCTAGCATTTCACAACTCGCATAAGCGGGTGTAAGAGCGCCAAGGCTGCTGGGATCGAATATTGTGGTGTCATTAGACTTTGTGATTACCCCTGAATTTTCACTAAAGTTAAAAAGGGTTTTGTCTTGTGATGTTGAGCCTGCTTGTTTGAAGGCTCGTGCGATACCGAAGTCGAGCAGTTTGATTATGCCGTCGTGCGTGATAAAAATATTGCCAGGTTTTATGTCTGAGTGCACAATGTGTTGTTTATGTGCATAGGTTAGTCCTTCTCCTATGCCATTAATAATGGAGAGTACCTTTTCTACAGGAAGTCCTTTAGGTGTGATGGTTTTGTTGAACTTTGCAAGAGATTGGCCTTCCAGATACTCCATAGTCATAAATACAGTGTCACCATCCCGATCAAAGTCGTAAACAGTTACAATGTTGGGGTGTGCTAGTTTTTGCGCTTTTTTGGACTCTCTTTGCAGTGAAATCAGAGCATCAGGATGTTGCTTGAAATTTTCCGTGAGCACTTTAATTGCAACATAAGGCTCTCTATCCTGTGCTTCTTCTTTACGTAAATCCCGTGCTTTGTAAACAACACCCATGCCACCGCTGGCAATTGTTTGTTCTAGAACAAAGCGATTCTGAAGTGTTGTGCCTACTCCAATCTTTTTTTCCAAGTTTTTAGAGTTTGGTGGCGAATTATGAATCATATTACTCTTGAATCTTTATGGTTATCGCTGTGATGTTATCCTTTGCTCCTCGCTTAAGCGCTAAATCAATAAGTGCTTGAGCGGCATCTTCGCAATTTTTTTCAGTTAAAATTGCGTGGAATTCGCTGTTGCTAATATCCCTATAAAGCCCATCACTACACAATAAAATTGCATCTCCGAGAGTAAGGTTGAATGTGATGGAGTCAAGCTTTAGTGGTGTTTCTGCACCAACGGCACGTGTAATTACATTTGTTACAGGGCTTTTTTCAGCATCTTCACGGCGCAATATCCCTTGCTCAATTTGTTGCTCAACCAGGCTATGATCTTTGGTGAGCTGCTGAATCTCTCCATTTCGACATAAGTAAGCTCTGCTATCGCCCGCCCATAAGCAGCCAGCTTGCTTGCCATGAGCAAGCAGCGCAACAATAGTGCTGCCAATAACGTTGTCGTTGCCTTGTTTTGCTGACTCTTGAATGAGGTAACTATTGACTAGCTGAAGGCGGCTATCAGCGTGGTTCATGAACTCTTCCAGGCTGCTTGATTTGTTGAGTACGCCCATGTTTTTTACAATGGTGTAACTGGCAAAATCCCCTGCATTATGCCCACCCATTCCATCAGCGACCACCCAAATACCCATGTCAGGCCTGTTCAAACAGGCATCTTCATTAATTTTTCGAACATTGCCAATATGGGTCAGTGCGGCTGAAGACCAATGTAAAGTGGGTGAAGGATTCATAATAAAGTGTCCTAGGTCAGTGTGAATTTTTCTGTAGCCCTTTCGAATAATACATGATTCCCGCCTTATCAATAATAATCGCTTCAACTTCAGGAGTTGATTCGATAAGTTTCATGCCTTTTATTTGTCCCAAAACAAATATGCTTGTCGATAGTGCGTCGGTCGTAGTGGTGTTTGTGCCGATAACTGTAACGCTACGGGTTGAGCGGATGGATTCTCCTGTCTTAGGGCTGATAATGTGATGGTAGCGGATACCGTCACTTTCAAAATATCGCTCATAATCTCCAGAAGTCGAAATTGCAGCATCTGTCATAGGCAGAGCTGCGACAAGCTCTTGTTTGTTGCGAGGGTCACGGATACCGACCATCCAGGGTCGCCCTCGCTTATCACCGAGTATACGGCTATCACCGCCAGCCGTGACTATAGCTGAAGTAATACCTCTATCTGATAGCAGTGTAATGGCACGATCCACAGCATAACCTTTGGCTATGCCGCCCAAATCAATTTGTACATATTTTTGGTTGAAGTAAATTGTTTTTTTTGCTGGGTCGATTTTAATGTGACGATAATTAATTGCAGGTAGTTTGTTAGATAGTCTGGATGGTTCAGGTTTAATTTTGTTGCGGTAGTCATATAAGTTACCGACACTGGCAAATGTGATATCAAATGCACCTTGTGTACGTTCAGAGAACTGTAGCGAACGTTGTATAAGGTTCATCATTTCGTCGCTGATGACAACGGTTTGCCTGCCCGCCAGGTTGTTAATCTTTGACAGTTCACTATCAGGTTTATAAGGACTCATTAAGCGGTCGATGCGATGCATCTCATCAATCACCGCCTGAATAGCTTGGTGAGCTTGCTCTTTTTGGTCATGCCACAATTCTACTTGAACCACTGTGCCCATAATGGACTCTTCTCGGCTGAGCCACTCGGCACTTGTTAGCTGTGGCCATGCCAATATCAAAGTGAGAAAAATGAATTTTTGTCGTTTCAGCATATTATTTCACTTGTAACCAAAAAGTCACAGGCTGATCATTTTTCTAATAAAGCAGTAATAGTGTTCACTTGAGCATTTTGCTGTTGTTCTAATCTGAGTCGCCTGGCTCTAATAATTGCTTTAAGGTCTTCTAAAGCGGTTGAAAAATCGTCATTAATAATAACGTAGTCAGACTCACAAAAGTGTGACATCTCATCAATGGCAGAAGACATGCGCTTGGCTATGATCTCTTCACTATCCTGGCCACGCCCTCGTAGGCGTTGTTCTAAAATAGATTTAGAGGGTGGGAGAATTGAGATGCTGACACTTTTTGGAAGAGTGTGACGCACTTGCTGCGCACCTTGCCAATCAATTTCAAGAATCAAATCTTCACCTTTATTAAGTACTTCCTGGACAGTTTTAGTCGAAGTACCATAATAATTATCAAATACTTGGGCGTGTTCTAAAAAACCATCTTGTTCGAGTATGGCTTTAAATTGCTCAATAGAAGTAAACAAATAGTTAACGCCATCTTTTTCGCCTGGACGTGGGCTCCGTGTGGTGTGTGATATGGAAACAGATATTGAGTCCGTTGACTCAGTGAGCGCTTTTACTAAGCTCGTTTTACCTGCCCCTGATGGAGCAGAGATAATGTAGAGTGTTCCAATAGTCATAATTAAATTGAATAAATTGATATTTTAGAGCAATAAAAATCTAATTGTACCTGAGCAGGGAAGTTCACGAAACGGGGTGGATGAAAACAAGACCTAAATCCTGGTTCCCACATAGAGATTTCGATATATTTAATTTAACAATACCAGTAAGAACAATAAAAACTCGAAACGGTTTGTCAGGTAAAGCCTGATGAAGAAATATATGATAATCAGGTTAGATTAGGACGCTACACTGGCGTAGAAAATTTATTTTTTAATATTTTGTCAGTCAGACCGATAAAAAATCATCGGCTTCAGGTACTTTGTATAAAGTACTTCTGTATGATTGGAAGCTACGCTGATCAAAACTCCGTGAGATTACGTATAGCCATACAATAAGAAGGGAGGGTAGAATATAAGTCTAGCTGGCATCACTTTTGCACGTTTAACTTATGTTCTACTATTTATATAATTGTTATAAAATTTTTGGTACTCTAATGACTTCTTCGACGATAAGAAAAATACTGGATACACATGGCAGGCTCACTAAGCCTGCAGATGAATTGCAAGACCATAGTGATTTATATCATGCAGGTTTAACCTCATTAGCTACGGTGAGTTTGATGTTAGCTATAGAAGAGGAGTTTGATATAGAATTTCCAGACTCAATGCTGGGTCGAAAAACCTTTGGTAGTATTGAAGCGATTGTTGATGCTGTCGATGAACTACAGGAATAAATGCCCCTGCACCATTTGAAAGCACTTAGCGGATTTTTCAAACAAACCGCCTGATTTCGCTACTCTCCGAGGGTAGAAAATCTTTATAATTGTAAAGGGATAAAAAATGTTCAATCATGAATCACTGAACTCTATGAAATTTAAGAAGTTAGTTTTAGAGGTTAAGCGAATTGGTAAAGATGTTATTGCGCCAAATGCTCATGATGTCGATGAAAAGGCTCGATTTCCTAAAGAAAGCTTTGATGCGCTGAAAGATTTAAGACTGCTGAGTGCTTATCTACCTGAAAGTATGGGTGGAATGGGGCTCGACATTGTACAAATTACTAAAATTTGTGAAGTATTGGGTCATTATTGTGGTTCGACCGCAATGATTTACGCAATGCATAAAATCCAGGTCGCTTGTATTCTTCATAATTCGGGTGGGTCAGATTACTTCAAATCCTACTTAAAAAAATTATCAAGTGAACAAAGGCTTATTGCCTCAGCCACCACTGAAACAGGAGTGGGTGGGGATTTACGTTCGAGTATTTGTGCAGTTGAAAGCAGCGGGTCATCTTTCAAGTTAGTTAAAAAAGCCCCAGTAATATCGTACGGAATTGATGCCGATGACTTGATTATTACGGCACGTCGTAATCCTCAAGCGGCAAAAAGTGATCAAGTTCATGTTTTATTGAATAAAGGGCAATATGAGCTGGAACAAATTTCAGGTTGGGATACTTTAGGGTTTCGTGGCACTTGCAGTTCTGGTTTTACTGTGACGGCAAAAGGTGAAAATGAACAAATTTTACCGACCCCATTTGCGGATATTCTGAGCCAGACGATGCACCCTTTTGCACACATTACGTGGAGTGCATTATGGGTGGGAATTGCAGGCGATGCTGTTAATCTGGCACAGCAGTTTGTTAAACGTGAGGCTAAGCGAAATTTGGATATGCCACCTATATCAGCCATTCGACTGGGGGAGGTTGAGTGTGTATTGCAGACAATGCGAAATAATGTCGATGTGGCGGCAACTAACTACCTTAAAATGTTAAATGAGGGGGATGCCGAAGCCTTTACTAATTTTGGGTTTGGAATTCGTACAAATAATCTAAAAGTGGCGAGCTCTCAGTTAGTTGTTGATATTGTTGGCAAGGCTATGTTTATTTGCGGAATTTCAAGTTATCGCAATGATTCAAAAACCAGTTTATGTCGTCAGTTGCGTGATGCTTATGGGGCTGCGCTGATGGTGAATAATGATCGTATTTTACTGCATAACTCGACGTTGCTTCTGATGCATAAAGGAGATGAATAAGTGTGTTTGTCTCATGATTCTCTGGATGAAGCTTATAATTTTTATCGGCAACAATTATTAGAGGCTGGGTTATTACTTTCGTCGGGTGTGCCTGGTGTGTACGGCCTGAGTGGCGATTTTGAGGCTGTTGTTGAAGCTTTTGAAGGTTATGTTACCCGCATGGGTCACCATTTGGAGCCGGAGGTCGTACGCTTCCCTCCAATAATCAGTAGAAATACCTATCTATCTACTGATCATATTAAAACATTCCCTGACTTGATGGGGTCGGTTCACTCTTTCAAGGGAACCGAAAAGGATCATCTCAGGTTGGTACAAAAGCAGGAAGATGCAGAGAACTGGGCAGAAGAGTTAGACCCCACAGAGGTGATGATGGTGCCCGCTGCGTGTTACCCATTGTACCCAACCGCTGCAAATACTATATTGCCTGAAGAGGGTCGACTGGTTGACCTTAGAGCTTTTGTTTTTCGGCATGAGCCGTCACCAGACCCTGCTCGTATGCAAATTTTTCGACAGAGAGAGTATGTTCGTCTTGGCACGCCTGAGCAGGCACATGCTCATCGGGATTATTGGTTGAAACGTGGAGAAGAGATGTTATGTGCACTCGGGTTGGATGTGAAGCCTGTTGTTGCAAATGACCCATTCTTTGGTCGAGGAGGACGAGTGATGGCTGCAACGCAAAAAGAGCAAGAGCTTAAGTATGAGCTTGTAGCGCCCATCGCATCGACAGAAAAATTAACCGCTATTGCATCCTGTAATTACCACCTTGATCATTTTGGTCAAGAGTTTAGTATTAAAACACCTGATGGAGCGTTTGCTCATACTGCATGTGTTGGCTTTGGCCTGGAGCGTATTACGCTTGCAATGTTCAAAAAACACGGTTTTGATGCTGAAAAATGGCCCCTTGAGGTTCGGGGGCTATTGGAAATGTAATGCATCAGATAATTTCTCTAACCCCAGAAACTTACTGTCGTCATCGTATTCATGTTCAGGAAAGAGACTGGGCTGAAACCAACTGTTATGTTGATATCTGGATTGAATTATTGCATGCATTAGAATATGAACCGATTGCTGCGATGCCTTATACCCTGGCGATTGATTTTGAAGGCGATCAATGGACTTTCTTTAAGTTTCCTTTGGCTGATTTATATGATCTCTATGGAATAGATGTTCAGGAGCTTGCGATCTGGCAGCCTCTGGTTCAACATATTGAACAACAAGTGGCTCTAGGAAAACCCGTATTGGTTGAGCTGGACTCTTATTATTTGCCCGATACAGCCGGAACGGCTTATAAGATAGCGCATGTTAAATCGACAGTCGCCATTATTAAAATTGATGTGGAAAAACAACATATTGGTTATTTTCATGGCCAAGGATACTACTATTTGTCGGGCGATGATTTTATTGATGTATTTCGCTTGCGTGGTGAGCAGGATCCCGCCGTGTTATCGCCTTACGTAGAAATTGCAAAGCAGCGGCGCGTCAATAAACTGGATGCTTCCCAGACGCTTGATGTTTCTCTGAAACTATTAAAAAAACAGTTAAGACTATTACCAGAGAGCAATCCTTTTTTTAGTTTCAAGAAAAGGTTTGAAGAAGATTTGAAATGGTTGATGCATGAAAATATTGATACATTCCATCAATATTCATTTACGACATTCAGGCAGTTTGGTGCTTGTTATGAATTAGCGGCTACTTATTTGGAGTGGCTATCCCAGCAAGGTGTCACTGGCTTGGTGGAGGCTAGGGAAAATATTAAGTCTATCTCTGAAACATCCAAGTTTTATCAATTTCAGTTGGCACGTGCAATGAGCCGTAAGAAACCGCTTAATCTTGCTCCAGTTGATGCGATGGCTGAACACTGGGACTTAGCAATGGATCAGCTAACCACTAAATTTTTATAGGCTATGATGTAGAGAGTTAAATGGAATGATTCAACTTGTCGATGACTGGTTTCTCACTCAATCTGAACCCGACATGTGTTTGGTACCTTCTGATCTAATAAACCAAAAACTCAATTGGCTGACGGCTTGTGTGCCTGGAACCGTTGCGCAGTCCTTGGCTGGAGCATGTCAATGGTCACTTGATGATCGGGTTGATTTTGATGATTACGATTTTTGGTATAGGAAAAAATTTGATATAGCAGGTTTATCAGAACAGTTGCCTGTTTATTTAAACTTTTCTGGATTGGCAACGATTTGTGAAGTTTGGCTCAATGGGCAACGGATTTTAGAATCCAATAATATGTTTCTAAGTTATCAAGTTGATATTGCAAAATATATTCAGCCCAAGAACGAACTGTACATATGTTTTCGCTCATTAAATAAGGCTCTGTCTCAGCGCCGCCCTCGTCCGCGTTGGAAGACAAAGCTGGTCGAGCGGCAACAGTTGCGTTGGTTTCGTACCACTTTGCTTGGCAGAATTCCTGGTTGGACACCGCCAATTGCTCCTGTAGGGCCGTGGCAGACAATATCTTTAAGCGAACACCTGGAGCCAATCAATATAGAGGTCACTCCATCAATTGAAGGGCGTGCGGGAGTTGTCAAATTCTCTTGTGATATTTATCATGACAGTGAAGGAAAAGTGGACGCTGTGCTCTCAGTCGGAGGTATTAATGTTCAGCTAACCATTGAGAAAAAAAGTGGTGGGAGTCGTCTATACGGAACACTTGAAATTGATGATGTTACGCTATGGTGGCCTCATACACATGGCAAACCTTCACTGTATCCGGCGCTACTGCGCATCAAAGTCGCAGAAAAAGAGAGATCACACGCACTCTCCTCTATCGGTTTTAAAGAGGTGCGCATTGATCGCTCCGAAAACGAGTTTTGTCTCACGGTAAACAATACAGACATCTTTTGCAGAGGGGCATGCTGGACTGTTAATGATATTATCTCCTTAACAGGTGATTTGGGCGCACTTGAGCATACGCTAACTCTAATGCGAGATGCAGGTGCAAACATGATTCGTGTGGGCGGTACGATGGTTTATGAGCAAGATGCTTTTTATCAATTGTGTGACCGGCTCGGAATCATGGTTTGGCAGGATTTTATGTTTGCAAATATGGATTATCCTGTGGACGACGACAACTTCAGGGAATCTATTCAAACTGAAGCGCATCAGCTTCTCGCACGTCTGCGTCAATATGTTTGCCTGGCAGTCTATTGTGGTAATAGTGAAATAGAGCAACAGGCCGCCATGCTGGGAATGCATTCTGACGCTTGGTCAAATGATTTCTTCTTGAAACAGTTGCCGGAACTTTGTAGTACACACCACCCTGGTATTCCTTATGTTACTTCCACACCTTCAGGAGGGGCTTTGCCCTTTCATACTGACACAGGAGTGACTCACTATTATGGAGTAGGGGCATACCTGTGCTCAGTATCTGAGGTGAGACAGCATAATGTAAAATTTACTTCGGAGTGTCTTGGATTTTCCAATATGCCTGTTGCCAAAACACGAAACTCAGTGTTGGCGGGGCAAATTCCTGTGACCCATCATCCACGATGGAAGGAGAGGGTTCCCCGTGATTCAGGGACGGGATGGGATTTTGAAGATGTACGCGACCATTATTTGAAAGAGCTGTTTTCTGTTGATCCTGTGCAATTACGCAGTTTTGACAATGATAAGTACCTGGCATTGAGCGAAATAGTTTCTGGAGAAATGATGTCACAGGTGTTTGCCGAGTGGCGCAGTGATCATAGTGACTGCTCTGGAGGGTTGGTCTGGTTTCTAAAAGATCTTTTACCTGGTGCCGGATGGGGAATCATTGATAGCAATGGTTTACCTAAAGCTTGTTATTATTACTTGAAACGCTGCTGGCAGCCGATCTCTATATGTATGACCAATGAATCACTCAATGGCTTGCACCTGCATGTGATCAATGACACGGCTCAAAATTTTACAGGTGAATTGGAGGTGACATTACTGAATGAGTCGAGTGTCACTATTGTTAATGTGAAGACGGAAGTGGTTGTAGATGCAAGATCAACGCGACTTATAGGGTTAGATCAGCTGCTTAATACATTTTACGATACAACATATTCTTATCATTTCGGTCCATCAAAACATAACGTTGTTTCAGTTCGCTTATCAAATAAAGAAGGGAGCGAACTGAATAGTGCATATTATTTTCCGAATGCAGAAGTTCCTCGTTTAGAGGAAAACTCTGGAATTATTGCTGAGTTGGTTGAGTCTGGTAAAGAGAGGTATCAGCTGAATTTGTCATGTGAAAAATTTCTTTATACGGTGAATGTTGATATACCCGGTTTTATTCCAGATGATAACTATTTTCATTTGATGCCTGGCATTAAAAAGAGTGTCGAGGTCATTCGAGTGGGTGATGGTCAAAAACCTGCAAAAGGTTATGTGAGTGCTTTAAACATAAGTGAAGATGTTAGAGTTAAAGTTATTTTTCCCTGATGTCGCCATAAATTGTAATTTAAATAGATAAATAAACAGTAAATAATGCAGGGAGAAAGCTTCAAAATATAATGGTTGATTCTGATTTAGTCGTTCG
It includes:
- a CDS encoding glycoside hydrolase family 2 protein; this translates as MIQLVDDWFLTQSEPDMCLVPSDLINQKLNWLTACVPGTVAQSLAGACQWSLDDRVDFDDYDFWYRKKFDIAGLSEQLPVYLNFSGLATICEVWLNGQRILESNNMFLSYQVDIAKYIQPKNELYICFRSLNKALSQRRPRPRWKTKLVERQQLRWFRTTLLGRIPGWTPPIAPVGPWQTISLSEHLEPINIEVTPSIEGRAGVVKFSCDIYHDSEGKVDAVLSVGGINVQLTIEKKSGGSRLYGTLEIDDVTLWWPHTHGKPSLYPALLRIKVAEKERSHALSSIGFKEVRIDRSENEFCLTVNNTDIFCRGACWTVNDIISLTGDLGALEHTLTLMRDAGANMIRVGGTMVYEQDAFYQLCDRLGIMVWQDFMFANMDYPVDDDNFRESIQTEAHQLLARLRQYVCLAVYCGNSEIEQQAAMLGMHSDAWSNDFFLKQLPELCSTHHPGIPYVTSTPSGGALPFHTDTGVTHYYGVGAYLCSVSEVRQHNVKFTSECLGFSNMPVAKTRNSVLAGQIPVTHHPRWKERVPRDSGTGWDFEDVRDHYLKELFSVDPVQLRSFDNDKYLALSEIVSGEMMSQVFAEWRSDHSDCSGGLVWFLKDLLPGAGWGIIDSNGLPKACYYYLKRCWQPISICMTNESLNGLHLHVINDTAQNFTGELEVTLLNESSVTIVNVKTEVVVDARSTRLIGLDQLLNTFYDTTYSYHFGPSKHNVVSVRLSNKEGSELNSAYYFPNAEVPRLEENSGIIAELVESGKERYQLNLSCEKFLYTVNVDIPGFIPDDNYFHLMPGIKKSVEVIRVGDGQKPAKGYVSALNISEDVRVKVIFP
- a CDS encoding acyl-CoA/acyl-ACP dehydrogenase, with product MFNHESLNSMKFKKLVLEVKRIGKDVIAPNAHDVDEKARFPKESFDALKDLRLLSAYLPESMGGMGLDIVQITKICEVLGHYCGSTAMIYAMHKIQVACILHNSGGSDYFKSYLKKLSSEQRLIASATTETGVGGDLRSSICAVESSGSSFKLVKKAPVISYGIDADDLIITARRNPQAAKSDQVHVLLNKGQYELEQISGWDTLGFRGTCSSGFTVTAKGENEQILPTPFADILSQTMHPFAHITWSALWVGIAGDAVNLAQQFVKREAKRNLDMPPISAIRLGEVECVLQTMRNNVDVAATNYLKMLNEGDAEAFTNFGFGIRTNNLKVASSQLVVDIVGKAMFICGISSYRNDSKTSLCRQLRDAYGAALMVNNDRILLHNSTLLLMHKGDE
- a CDS encoding acyl carrier protein codes for the protein MTSSTIRKILDTHGRLTKPADELQDHSDLYHAGLTSLATVSLMLAIEEEFDIEFPDSMLGRKTFGSIEAIVDAVDELQE
- the gmk gene encoding guanylate kinase — translated: MTIGTLYIISAPSGAGKTSLVKALTESTDSISVSISHTTRSPRPGEKDGVNYLFTSIEQFKAILEQDGFLEHAQVFDNYYGTSTKTVQEVLNKGEDLILEIDWQGAQQVRHTLPKSVSISILPPSKSILEQRLRGRGQDSEEIIAKRMSSAIDEMSHFCESDYVIINDDFSTALEDLKAIIRARRLRLEQQQNAQVNTITALLEK
- a CDS encoding serine/threonine protein kinase gives rise to the protein MIHNSPPNSKNLEKKIGVGTTLQNRFVLEQTIASGGMGVVYKARDLRKEEAQDREPYVAIKVLTENFKQHPDALISLQRESKKAQKLAHPNIVTVYDFDRDGDTVFMTMEYLEGQSLAKFNKTITPKGLPVEKVLSIINGIGEGLTYAHKQHIVHSDIKPGNIFITHDGIIKLLDFGIARAFKQAGSTSQDKTLFNFSENSGVITKSNDTTIFDPSSLGALTPAYASCEMLEGLDPDPRDDIYAVACITYELLTGRHPFNKLSSTQARDQKFKPIQPANFTREQWKGLLHGLAFNRNSRTPSVMQFIESIAPHSYRPQIIRGIIASAGLALLAITSFSYFNDPSLESTEAISIKKEIRPAILTPKEQERINTLIENAEVNLLVGRLIEPPESNASDSYKNILKLQPGNKEAQKGLEKISGQYLKQALYFFNNGDITQANIHLQTGLHVSPNNQGLLALKKKLSGAQPLEKKETKNE
- a CDS encoding FAD:protein FMN transferase gives rise to the protein MLKRQKFIFLTLILAWPQLTSAEWLSREESIMGTVVQVELWHDQKEQAHQAIQAVIDEMHRIDRLMSPYKPDSELSKINNLAGRQTVVISDEMMNLIQRSLQFSERTQGAFDITFASVGNLYDYRNKIKPEPSRLSNKLPAINYRHIKIDPAKKTIYFNQKYVQIDLGGIAKGYAVDRAITLLSDRGITSAIVTAGGDSRILGDKRGRPWMVGIRDPRNKQELVAALPMTDAAISTSGDYERYFESDGIRYHHIISPKTGESIRSTRSVTVIGTNTTTTDALSTSIFVLGQIKGMKLIESTPEVEAIIIDKAGIMYYSKGLQKNSH
- a CDS encoding DUF1839 family protein; its protein translation is MHQIISLTPETYCRHRIHVQERDWAETNCYVDIWIELLHALEYEPIAAMPYTLAIDFEGDQWTFFKFPLADLYDLYGIDVQELAIWQPLVQHIEQQVALGKPVLVELDSYYLPDTAGTAYKIAHVKSTVAIIKIDVEKQHIGYFHGQGYYYLSGDDFIDVFRLRGEQDPAVLSPYVEIAKQRRVNKLDASQTLDVSLKLLKKQLRLLPESNPFFSFKKRFEEDLKWLMHENIDTFHQYSFTTFRQFGACYELAATYLEWLSQQGVTGLVEARENIKSISETSKFYQFQLARAMSRKKPLNLAPVDAMAEHWDLAMDQLTTKFL
- a CDS encoding amino acid--[acyl-carrier-protein] ligase, encoding MCLSHDSLDEAYNFYRQQLLEAGLLLSSGVPGVYGLSGDFEAVVEAFEGYVTRMGHHLEPEVVRFPPIISRNTYLSTDHIKTFPDLMGSVHSFKGTEKDHLRLVQKQEDAENWAEELDPTEVMMVPAACYPLYPTAANTILPEEGRLVDLRAFVFRHEPSPDPARMQIFRQREYVRLGTPEQAHAHRDYWLKRGEEMLCALGLDVKPVVANDPFFGRGGRVMAATQKEQELKYELVAPIASTEKLTAIASCNYHLDHFGQEFSIKTPDGAFAHTACVGFGLERITLAMFKKHGFDAEKWPLEVRGLLEM
- a CDS encoding protein phosphatase 2C domain-containing protein, giving the protein MNPSPTLHWSSAALTHIGNVRKINEDACLNRPDMGIWVVADGMGGHNAGDFASYTIVKNMGVLNKSSSLEEFMNHADSRLQLVNSYLIQESAKQGNDNVIGSTIVALLAHGKQAGCLWAGDSRAYLCRNGEIQQLTKDHSLVEQQIEQGILRREDAEKSPVTNVITRAVGAETPLKLDSITFNLTLGDAILLCSDGLYRDISNSEFHAILTEKNCEDAAQALIDLALKRGAKDNITAITIKIQE